Below is a genomic region from Meleagris gallopavo isolate NT-WF06-2002-E0010 breed Aviagen turkey brand Nicholas breeding stock chromosome 5, Turkey_5.1, whole genome shotgun sequence.
GAAACATCAGGAAAGGGAGATGCACTTGAAAGATGGAAGAAGCCATTTTTGATAGAGGCTCACACTGAAACCACGTGTTTCAATACCTTTTTCCTAAAAGAGAGAGAACTGTACTGAAGGTCataaatgtttccattttcagttgcaGTATGTATTATAGCTGTGGGTTGTTGCAGGTGGGCTGACTCTGAAGAAAGATGCTGTTGAAGAGCTCAGCGGGATTTGTTCTGATCTTGCTCTCCCATTGCACTGTGCCGGTGACCACCAAAGAGGCAGTGATCTTGGCTAATGCTCACCTTCTGTCTCAAAGAGATTATGATAGACTGGCTAACATCAACGATAAAGGTATTCAGGAAGGGTGAGTGAGTAATCTGGGTGTGTGCTGTGCTTTACTGTATTGCTTTGTGGAATATTTTTGGCATATTTGAAAGTTTGCTCTGCAATAGTGCTTTGAAATATGAACACATCCTATCCCAAAGTTCCAAATCTTCAAATCTCTTGCTCAGCTGACACCTAATTCAAGAGGAATTAACagttaaacatatttttctaaaaaaaatattttgttgccttttaaGAATTATTCACTGACAGTCATGTCTTGATTACATCTGTCATGTCAGGACCTGAACCTCATTGATACTTATAACTGAGACATTGCTCTCCCTACCTAGCTTGCAAGGTCCAACTTGGTAGGCTTTCTAACACATTTGCTGGAGTAAATCCCATataaaatgcagacaaaaatgAGTAGTGTATTTGGTTTAGTTTCCTCCTTTGACTGCTGGCATTTGAGGGtctataaaattaattttcaaattaatcCTGCAACAACCAGCTTAAATAGTTTTCTCATTTGGTTGATAgaagctgttctgttttgcaTGAATAACATTCACTGGGTAAATATAAGTGTTGCTGTGTATATTGCTGGCTTGAAGACCTCTGTCTACTTAAATGATCATTCTGTAAACTTGCAGGATCAGATTTGGAGTCAGCCTGTCTACCAGGGGAATGCTCTGAAAACTGTGGTCCAGTTTTTATATGACTGCATTTGAAGTCCTTCTCTTTCAGAATGTGTGATAATTTCTTGCAAATAGTAttgagaaaagtattttattcaTGGCTGGAGATTCTATGTGGCAATGAATAGCCTGGAAGTAAGACCTCAGAAAGCCTATATACTTCTGTAAATCTGCCCTGAGTGGCTTAGAGCACCAGAAAATGTCTGAATATCAGATATAAAAGGCTATATTTAACACAATGAGGATACTATGCATAATAGTATTCAACAAGTTTAGTCCAGCTGGACTTTTCAAAGACTGCAGTACAGTTCTTCATATGCTGATATTCAATCAGAGAAGGCATTGTAATTTCAGTAAAAACTGAAAAGGGCGAAGACTTAGGTAGAAAAGTAAAGAGTAAAGTCAAGTGAGTCTGGAAATGTTTGCTTCTAGCTGTATACTTACTAAGTATTAGTATTACTAAGTATACTGAAACAACAGTAGGAATATACTGATAAAATTTCATTCTTTACATAATGTAGAGAAATGTCAATATGAAGAGCCAGaatgttacagaaataaaaatcagatattcTTAAGTAATATTGATGGGATAAAAATAAAGTATGAAATTCCAGATTTTACTTCAAGGTTAGGACTTAACAGTTACAAAGATCCAAAGATTGAAATCTAGAttaatggaaatgaatgttACAAGTTCTATCATTGAATTTATCAGCAGAATTGTTTCTAAAAAGACTACTGATTAATTAGAGGCACCATGTAAGGCCATCTGCAATACGATGCATAAATTTAATTCACATTCTAGGAGATAAATTTGCAGCTGAAAAGTTTCTAAAACAATTGAGAACAAGAAGATTTATCTTACacaaaataataacagaatGTTTTTAGCCTAACAGAATTTACCCTAACTAAACAAAGGCTAATTAAAAATTTAGCTGTCCTCATCGTGCGTGACAGCTTAGAACCAGAGAAGAATCTGTTCAGTAAAGAATTAGCAGGGAGTCTCTAGTCAATGCTTTTGTTAaggaaaagtactttttttttttttcttgagtttttattatttttatatttggaaatatttttcatttgttgttttttgacaatttttggaaaaaaaaagactgtgctTTCCCTGAAATATTCTAGCTTCCCAGAAGAATGCTTCTGGTGAAAGCAAAGCAACTGAGTTCTAAATACAATATCTAAATTCCTATCAGTTATTGTCAGGACAGAGCTTAGAATTTCCTAGCTCTGAAAAACCGTCATATTACATCACAGGTGGTCTTTAAGAAATTTTTCAATAGAAACATAAAATGGTTAAGTCTTtgttaaatataaattaaaaattctttgttaataaaatacaaatgaaaagtaTTTGCAAGTATAATCACATGCCTCTTAGGAGCAAGTGAGTGACTGTTTGAattggaggaaaaggaagagtgTGTTTGTACATTTTGGCTTTACAACCATACTTCCACtataaataaaatcactctTCTGTTTTACAAATTATAACAAAATCTTTTAGGAACTTTCCAGTGTGTTCTGCCCTCAAATCATCCCCTTTTTGCCAAGTGCATGCCTTCCAGTTGGGCTGAAGTCAGTCTGAGTCAGTTTCCAGCCAGATCAAGGCAATCGTGCACATACTCTGGAGggcagagtttaaaaaaaaagttgaacagaaatttaatttataacttccttttttttttttcccctttagaCTATCTAAGGGATTGTTTTGAGATTTTTCAGCGCTCCGGAGGAAATTCCAGAGATGGTCTTTACATCATCCAACCAAAGGAAGACCCAATTGTTGTCTCTTGTAACATGCAGGATGGTGGCTGGACAGTAATCCAGCACATTACAGCCAACAGTACTGTCGACTTTGATAGGACGTGGCAGGATTACAAATATGGGTTTGGCTCTGTTCATGACAACCACTGGTTAGGAAATGAGTACATGCATCAATTAACTGGTGGCTCTGTGCAGTATGTACTTGGAGTTAAACTTGTAGACCTAAATGCTGAAATCAAATGGGGACAGTACGAACCATTCCGTATTGAAGATGAAGAAGCTCAGTACCGAATCAGGGTTGGCCTATACGAAGGCAATGCTACTGATGCTCTGACTCTGGACACAGAAGCTTACCTCCATGACAACCAGAAGTTCACCACCAAAGACAGAGACAATGACAATTACTTTCAGAATTGTGCCAAACTAGAACACAATGGTGTTCCTGGGGGAGGATGGTGGTATGACGCATGTGCTGGGGCAAATCTAAACCGTAGGAACGTGATATACTGGCAAAAGGACTGCAACAAGAAGCATTTGTGCAAGTTTTCATGGATGATGGTCAAACCCGTTGAACACAGCCCATTGTATGCAACTAACACTTGTCCGTGTCAGAAGGAGGAACTGTAGGTGAGCCATGTATCCTTTAAATGGATCATGGATTCTTTGTCAAGTGACCGAAGTAAAATCACActaatgaaatatgaaataataacTGTGATGACAAATTTAGCCTTTGCAAGGGCTTTGTGATCACATAACGTCCAGGACTGGACCTAAACCATATAGATATTACCAATCACAAAAATGAGAATAGATGACCTCTAACAAAAGATTTTACACTACCCATTTTATAGTATTTTGGCCATAAGAGGAGTTAGGTGTGAAATCTGGGAGATGTAGCAGATACACATACGTACACATGAATTTTAGAAGGTTTTGCTCCAGGATGAATGTTCATCATTAACTGCACGTCTTCACAAATTATGCAGGAAGGAAATTTCAAGGGAAGTACCTATATTTACATAATGCTTATCAGAGAGCGTTGTGTACCATAGAGTAGCATAAAGCCTTTCCTTTTTACCTTTAGTGAAagatcttttaatatttttacttgGTAGGAGCCTTACCTCCAAATGCTTCTTTAATGATTCCGTATCTAATGAATTACTCAGaacagtattttcttccttcttaatAGAGCACCCAGAGCTAATGGCCTCATCTGCTTTCCCATTAAGGGCTACTAGTCCATAGTTCCAGTTTTTCCTCTTGTTCCATGAAGTActaaagctctttttttttagtttttattattattattattttagtacCATTGTGCGATAAGAACAGTGTTGGCATTATTTTACGTATGCTGGCTTCAATTGTTTTGGTACCTTGAGCTTATTTAAACAGTGCCTTTTTTCCCAATTGTAACACAAAGAGAAAGCCTTTAAATTCATGATGAAttcatctgttttaaaatcGTAAATAAAAGGATTTCAGTATTGGTAACTTTGAAGACCTTGTTTACTTATACAAATGATGAGGTTATTTCACACTTTCCAATATAATTGGAATAGCTGAATTACTACTTCATAGTTCTCATTCTTGTATTCTACAAATTTCCAGGATAATAATTAGAATATCTTGTATTTTATTGTAGATTTTCAGTTGCAGGAACTCAGGCAACAGATACTGGCaaagttctgctttttaattaaaaaatgggATCTTGTCATTTTCATGAACATTAATTTAGAGACAAATAAATTGTACTGTGTTTAGAGAAGACCAAGACTGGCATGATTACTTAAGAAGATAAATTAATTGGAAAATTGAAAAGtcatgaaagaaaattttattttttatgttgcaCTGTAACACTTTCAGAAAGAGATACAGTGAGTTGTGCAAGTGAGGCCAATATAGTGTATATGCATATTTTGCAGCAGCTAATGTTTTGCCTTCaaattgtgattaaaaaaaagaagtataatAGAGGAAGAAGTGAATGAATTTATGAATTGAATTGATGTAATCAAGTCAAATAATGTGGATTCTGCTGCAACTGCGTCAGGAAACCTCCAAAGGTTGTAATGAAGATACAAGAAAATCGCCAAGTCTCCCATAGCTTTTACCCATCAAGTTCCCATCTAGATAGACAGATTCTACAGTACTGCTGTATCTGATCCTCAAAGGCAAATAACCTGCTCTGCAGCTCGCTCATCCTGCTTGGAGGGTTTTGTAGGAAAGGACTTGTGGAGATATGCTCCATGAACAATTCAGGCACCACCAGCCCAAATCCAGCTGTCCAATTTTGGAGGCACGCTTTAGTGTTAACTGGAGTCCTGCAGACCTCTGCTGACACTGAATTCCAGTATGGGAATTAGATTAACATATAGTAATAAATGGTTTTAATAGATCTGCAGACAAAAACATGACAAACATTAACACAGTTCAAGCACTGACTTTTTAATGGAAGTCATGGAGTGGTACGTTCCATGCTTCTAAATGAAACTACTCTAAGAGCTGGattgaagatgaaaataattagGAATATTCCAATCCACTCATCAACACTTCTTTCTTAGAGCATTCAAAGAGAAAGATGTGCTGTTTTGGAGCTTAGGTTTGGAAGTACATTTCAAATGGAGAAGCCACTGAGTATACAGAAAATGGTAACTCCAGCTCATCTGTTATGAACATCTGTGGAAAGTCATTTGGTTTCCTAATACCCGGTGATATATGACTCCTTCATATTACTCCTATCTCTatagaaagtaaagaaaattaatccCAGCAGAAAAATAcgtaattctgtttttttttttgttttcctaaagcAAATAATCTAGAGTGGGTAGAAGTGCCTATGTCAGAGTGTAATATGACAGAGTAATTTGAGGAAAGTGATGTCCATATTCTTATTCCATATGAAGATTTTAGAAATCCCAAACTGTGAAGGGCTGATAGGAAACTCTTTCCTACTAAAGGTAAGGAACTGTTTTTACAAAATTCTATTCAAAATACAGAATCTAGTGACAGTCTGCAGGCATTCAATTCTGAGTTTCAAACTGAGTATCCAATTCCATAATAATTGTGTTCTAAGAGAAAACACTATCTTCCAGACTTATGTcagattttttaattgttataaTGACTTCTGATTTAGATTTAATATACTTACCACCTTCCAGTGCCATATTTATTCTTTCAGGTGTATGACTGTCCTTAGGGATGTTTGCATTAAGATGTATTAGTTCAATTAATTTGACATAGATCATGTGTAGAATTTGACAAGGAGGCAATGATACGGAtttcttaaaatgctttgtGTAGGAGATAAAATGATcagaaataattcattaaataattaataGTAGAAATTGGGACTTTTCATGAGGCTCAGCTCTAAAACTGGAACAGAATACATAGGGTGTAAAGGAAGTACAATTAAAGATTTTGCTTCAATACATCTCTGTAAGTCTGTATAAACCAATGCTGTTCATGCTGTGGGTACAACTGGATTGAGGAACAAAACTCCACgtacaaaaatacttttcagcAATTAACAGCAATTGTTAATTGAAGTGCATAGAATAATTATAATTAGAACATGATCTAAATTATAGAATTAAGTTAACGGAAAAATATGTTGTATTCTATTTTACAGgtttttgttgcattttcaCTTTATCTCTAGATTTCAGCCTTCCCCAGTTCTGTGAACTCTTTCGAGTCTTTACAAAGTATATTTATGTAAAATGAGTGGGTTTCTGAGATACACAAGGAGACTTGCTTATATAAAAAAGGAGAGACAAAAACAATACCTCTGTTTCCTTTGTGGGAAAATtcaatattcaaaaatatttaaatgtgcAAGGTCTCTGAAAAGCTTAATTGGAGATGTATGATGTTTATACAACTATATTGATAATACATACATAGATATATAGacaaatatatgcatatgtatgtataaataaactgcattttaacAAAAAGTTCTTTTCACAAGTCCACGACCGTAATTAATTAAAGGATCAGTAAAAGGTtcattaaaagagaaatacagataaTGAGATTGTTTTACATTGCAGAAGCCCCACAACATATTTAAAGGAACCTTTATAGagctagaaaacaaaataaaattaagaaactAAACACTAACTCACACTCTAATGAGTTTTTGtggtttcttatttttttttaagggtaaACATCTCACGTAACAATAAAGCGACAAACACCTCTTAACATAATTTCAGGTCTTTACAATGTACCCAGGTTTGGCAGTGTAACGTCTCACACTGTGAAGTGTTAGCAGCATAGTTTGAGCACACATTTCACAATTGTTGCATCCATCATCATCTATTCTAATATATTTACTAAGCACAGAATCCATAAACATTTACAGAGCATTCTAATTCAACAGAAgccaaaaccaacaaaatataTTCAATTTAATTTCATAAGTAGAAGCCAATGCTTCACTTTAGAAACAACGTCACAGGTAGCAGGTATAGTTACTATCTCATGAATTTTGCCTTTAACTACAGCTTGCGCCACAGAGGGCATTCATTTGCTAAAAATCAAAGACAGTTTACTGAATGTCCGAACCAATGTAGTATAAAGTTACATACTATAATAACTGACGTGTACGTAGTTACTGCACACAGAAAAAGCTCTGGGTAGTGACAGAGGAAAGCTGATGAAAGGATATTTGAAAAGCCCAATGCATTCTTTTAATAAGTAGTCATATGCTAATACACACAAAGTATTGGGGACAGTGTGGTGTGGTAAAAAATCAATCAAGTGAACTCAGagaacatatttttatattactaCACTGCTAATCTT
It encodes:
- the LOC104911167 gene encoding fibrinogen-like protein 1-like protein isoform X1, with the translated sequence MLLKSSAGFVLILLSHCTVPVTTKEAVILANAHLLSQRDYDRLANINDKDYLRDCFEIFQRSGGNSRDGLYIIQPKEDPIVVSCNMQDGGWTVIQHITANSTVDFDRTWQDYKYGFGSVHDNHWLGNEYMHQLTGGSVQYVLGVKLVDLNAEIKWGQYEPFRIEDEEAQYRIRVGLYEGNATDALTLDTEAYLHDNQKFTTKDRDNDNYFQNCAKLEHNGVPGGGWWYDACAGANLNRRNVIYWQKDCNKKHLCKFSWMMVKPVEHSPLYATNTCPCQKEEL
- the LOC104911167 gene encoding fibrinogen-like protein 1-like protein isoform X2, translated to MLTFCLKEIMIDWLTSTIKVFRKDYLRDCFEIFQRSGGNSRDGLYIIQPKEDPIVVSCNMQDGGWTVIQHITANSTVDFDRTWQDYKYGFGSVHDNHWLGNEYMHQLTGGSVQYVLGVKLVDLNAEIKWGQYEPFRIEDEEAQYRIRVGLYEGNATDALTLDTEAYLHDNQKFTTKDRDNDNYFQNCAKLEHNGVPGGGWWYDACAGANLNRRNVIYWQKDCNKKHLCKFSWMMVKPVEHSPLYATNTCPCQKEEL